A single window of Plasmodium reichenowi strain SY57 chromosome 12, whole genome shotgun sequence DNA harbors:
- a CDS encoding RAP protein, putative, with amino-acid sequence MFQKKASSVCFFNKYHNNKYGYHIFCSSNFSIYKKALIQYSSINNHTNYNYFNNNNNNNTRYRKIIVIPFNDENIKLEYKKIPFDKNDLDKKSKKELLNIYKHIRKKEELNKLPQDFLDNLFECTKKYVGCLLPYEFVRIYKTLKIIKKNNKELNLLLHQQMKRIYQNFDITSISKLFQLYNFSKSRPTVLIKNLSQTFLNNINNENVKPWNIRELISIFSYLKIYDERLIDEIYKKCIPIFSKYILNYQPKDVTIIFYCLVKMNKHNTTLSNVVTKHVILNIDSYEFHQTAIVLNTFVKLGLKNNKLCKVICDKIKVKLQPQKFTNLANDVITREPGNNTYLFRSEKKKKLNLYNVENVNEATKNRSLLNENNNNKEEEEGVNTLDELGRDHNKIVEIAHIDKKNAKEIVKVEETNIENKKGIRKNKLIKKQILEPKDVSVILNSLIRLEYYDNQLFHCLSPYIINNVSKFSAQSLSNIIHSFSQIQINNEILLDNIVKECIKKIHKFKNIEMSNLANSLVRLNRKDKILFTYIIDEFLYRATIGSKFLNYQFDVLSLQQLAYSFSKVGLKDDKIYTVLYRMLIKKINERNKIVRRNNKIMNNNLIEMESNQNGAANKIGIKRKKKNEKEEKKEEKKEDKINEKDIIEKKGILICNKNELYKHNNNKNNNSNDNFDFFSLCTFINSYGKVNIGNKNFHHFISYIIRKKKKNNEVLTNESLSFMIYGLLKLNLKDKKIYKILLKDCIEKVDTLKPFQMVLLLYSLSKLKIYSYYFVKKCLKMLSININNLNLSDLSLVCYSLSNFLYRDVIFLYKVNKIILLNNYEFNPKIISQLFNSYTKLCYYHEPFYDFIFKKIIMFIHQFDEKELSNLVFSFMYYFHMKKLHYDNIKNDDQHNKNKQHVGSVPMDSGENKIGKNMCNRMNDSVSKDIKYIIMMENKNKKKGNDNKMDDSDINDKYNTYNNNNNNNNNNTFNNNTFNNNNTYNYNNYINEHVHHRIDQPHDTFKDIEHSLRNTQNNNPYNNSSCRNKNNISLGREEFYKNELNIFFNLIYILNEKYRTKISLISIYQLQVVDLYLRSFFLNYFYFPVYLKTFFFKCRNVKLNIEDYIILSSKTHRNISRFLNIVGIRHRSEVLFGPYQLDIVIDFIEMKNADNYLNIFKHENNNKDDQRICDNLSNNNSNDCNIIYKAKRLEKEKIINEQDRKHKVIETLLNKNIVIEVDGISHFYKESFSRTINSVIKDYILKKLGWNIIHIPYQEWNQCFTFKKKVLYVIEVLKNILEISKQDISVHDFIHIVNANYNEKKKYYDTPLISNISQMNDSHNNNNNNMHVTENKMVIYSKEGTEQISIERTSNNRRDNYNNDLPKFYTVSEENIFLNQIKNKNTRQQNLMKKMREDSKLKYDYNISCKKANEGKKMNHMSDDLMSDYDNQEDYIGK; translated from the coding sequence atGTTTCAAAAAAAAGCTTCTTCagtttgtttttttaataagtatcataacaataaatatggatatcatatattttgttcatcCAACTTTTcaatttataaaaaagcATTGATACAATATTCCTCTATAAATAATCATACcaattataattattttaataataataataataataatacaagGTATAGAAAAATCATTGTTATTCCTTTTAATGATGAGAATATCAAAttagaatataaaaaaattccattcgataaaaatgatttagacaagaaaagtaaaaaggagttattaaatatttataaacatattagaaaaaaagaagaattaaataaattaccACAAGATTTTTTAgataatttatttgaatgcacaaaaaaatatgttgGTTGTCTTTTACCATATGAATTTGTAAGGATTTATAAaacattaaaaattataaaaaaaaataataaagaattaaatttattattacatcaacaaatgaaaagaatatatcaaaattttGATATTACAAGTATCAGTAAATTATTtcaattatataattttagTAAATCAAGACCAACTGTTctaattaaaaatttatctcaaacatttttaaataatataaataatgaaaatgtaAAACCTTGGAATATTAGAGAATTAATATCGATATTTTCTTAtcttaaaatatatgatgaaaGGCTTATtgatgaaatatataaaaaatgcATTCCTATTTTTtccaaatatattttgaattatCAACCAAAAGATGTTACCATTATCTTTTATTGTTTAGTCAAAATGAACAAACATAATACCACTCTATCTAATGTTGTAACAAAACATGTGATTTTGAATATTGATTCTTATGAATTTCACCAGACAGCTATTGTTTTAAATACCTTTGTAAAACTAGGtcttaaaaataataagcTGTGTAAAGTTATATGTGATAAAATTAAAGTAAAATTACAGCCGCAAAAATTCACAAATTTAGCAAATGATGTTATCACAAGGGAACCTGgaaataatacatatttattcaggagtgaaaaaaaaaaaaaacttaaTCTTTACAATGTTGAAAATGTGAATGAGGCTACAAAGAATCGCTCTTTActtaatgaaaataataataataaagaagaagaagaaggAGTAAATACGCTTGACGAACTAGGTAGAGACCATAACAAAATTGTTGAAATTGCTCATATTGATAAAAAGAACGCAAAAGAAATTGTCAAGGTTGAAGAAAcaaatattgaaaataaGAAAGGTATTAGAAagaataaattaataaaaaaacaaatattaGAACCAAAGGATGTTTCTGTAATATTAAATTCATTAATAAGATTGgaatattatgataatcAATTATTTCATTGTTTAAGtccatatataataaataatgtatCGAAATTTTCTGCACAATCATTGAGCAATATTATTCATTCCTTTTCTCAAATTCAAATAAACAACGAAATATTATTAGACAACATTGTTAAGGAGTGTATTAAAAAGATacataaatttaaaaatatcgAAATGAGTAATTTGGCTAACTCCCTTGTACGTTTAAATagaaaagataaaatattatttaccTATATTATTGACGAATTTTTATATCGTGCAACAATTGGTtctaaatttttaaattacCAATTTGATGTATTATCCCTACAACAATTAGCTTATTCATTTAGTAAGGTAGGTTTGAAAGATgacaaaatatatacagTACTTTATAGgatgttaataaaaaaaataaatgaaagGAATAAAATAGTTAGAaggaataataaaataatgaacAACAACTTGATAGAAATGGAGAGTAACCAAAATGGAGCTGCTAATAAAATTGgtataaaaagaaaaaaaaaaaatgaaaaagaagaaaaaaaagaagaaaaaaaagaagataaaataaatgaaaaggatattattgaaaaaaaaggcatattaatttgtaataaaaatgaattatacaaacataataataataaaaataataatagtaatgataattttgattttttttccttgtgtacatttattaattcGTATGGAAAAGTCAATATcggaaataaaaatttccatcattttattagttatattattagaaagaaaaaaaaaaacaacgAAGTCTTAACAAACGAATCATTAAGTTTTATGATATATggtttattaaaattaaatttaaaagataaaaaaatatataaaatattattaaagGATTGTATAGAAAAAGTGGATACATTAAAACCATTTCAAATGGTACTCTTATTATATTCCTTAagtaaattaaaaatatattcctattattttgttaaaaaatgtttaaaaatgttaagtataaatattaataatttgaaTTTATCTGATTTGTCATTAGTATGTTATTCTTTATCAAACTTTTTATATAGGGAtgtcatatttttatataaagtaaataaaataattcttttaaataattatgaattCAATCCAAAGATTATATCTCAACTTTTTAATTCTTATACAAAATTATGTTATTATCACGAGCCTTTTTatgattttatatttaagaaaattataatgttTATACATCAATTTGATGAAAAGGAATTAAGCAATTTGGTTTTTTCctttatgtattattttcatatgaAAAAACTTCATTACGACAATATCAAAAATGATGATCAACACAACAAAAATAAACAGCACGTTGGATCTGTTCCAATGGATAGTGgggaaaataaaattggGAAGAATATGTGTAATCGTATGAATGATAGTGTTAGTAAggatataaaatatataataatgatggaaaataaaaataaaaagaaaggaaatgataataaaatggaTGATAGTGatattaatgataaatataatacatataataataataataataataataataataatacatttaataataatacatttaataataataatacatataattataataattatattaatgaaCATGTTCATCATCGTATCGATCAACCCCATGACACATTTAAAGACATAGAACACAGTTTAAGAAACacacaaaataataatccctataataattcatcatgtagaaataaaaataatattagcCTAGGTAGAGAagaattttataaaaacgaattaaacatattttttaatttaatatatatattaaatgaaaagtATAGAACGAAGATATCACTAATAAGCATATATCAATTACAAGTCGtagatttatatttaagatctttttttttgaattatttttattttcctgtttatttaaaaacgttttttttcaaatgtAGAAATGTTAAGTTAAATATCGAagattatataattttatccTCAAAAACACATCGAAATATCTCTCGATTTCTTAATATTGTCGGCATAAGACATAGAAGTGAAGTGTTGTTTGGTCCTTACCAATTGGATATCGTAATAGATTTTATAGAAATGAAGAACGCagataattatttaaatatttttaaacaCGAAAACAATAATAAGGATGATCAAAGAATATGTGACAATttatctaataataattctaatgattgtaatattatttataaagcGAAAAGGttagaaaaagaaaaaattataaacGAGCAAGATAGAAAACATAAAGTAATTGAAACacttttaaataaaaatattgttataGAAGTTGATGGTATAtctcatttttataaagaaaGTTTTAGTCGGACAATTAATTCTGTTATTAAagattatattttaaaaaaactTGGTTGGAacattatacatatacCTTACCAAGAATGGAATCAATGTTttacttttaaaaaaaaagtattatatgtaattgaagttttaaaaaatattttagaAATAAGTAAGCAGGATATATCTGTACACGATTTTATACACATAGTAAATGCAAATTataatgagaaaaaaaaatattatgatacACCTTTAATATCAAACATTTCTCAAATGAATGATTcccataataataataataataatatgcatgttacagaaaataaaatggtAATATATTCGAAAGAGGGAACTGAACAAATATCAATTGAACGAACCTCAAATAATAGGAGGGACAATTATAATAACGATTTACCTAAATTTTATACTGTGAGTGAGGAGAATATTTTCCTgaatcaaataaaaaataagaacaCACGTCAACAGAATCttatgaagaaaatgagAGAGGACtcaaaattaaaatatgattataaCATATCCTGTAAGAAAGCAAATGAAGGTAAAAAGATGAATCATATGTCCGATGATTTGATGAGTGATTATGACAACCAGGAGGACTATATCGGTAAGTAA
- a CDS encoding hypothetical protein (conserved Plasmodium protein, unknown function), which translates to MNEKIGVGKTWAQDVLLYNIKSLEREEKDFSLLYITYLLNTIYNKYKSIQPVYIYFICSQKKEKDMCIDNNKNYKTNVHKNHNQNSLVYYTPSSIMEQYFPDIFQNVYFLCAHYTILNKEINEKDHIDYIKYNKEKQKYDEKKETFYFIFTFFMEPHFIWEELNIPIFHEKGYVECIFDSVNNLIKLKTIFNPLHDLRQNTYDKTLIQYIFNMNKKRNKKKKFNCNNDNQINHDTNYYNEHNNVLTAGIRGNIKQNNNIYNNNDNNDHNNNDIMSDLLKDIMNGYHLTYSNIKKKGNHINTYHNDEHIEYPSIFSSLNNMNNNNNGDNDNDNDDNNDDNNNNNNNNNNNNNNNNNDNNNDNDNDLYCYNYHIKKEEINDHVPRVQLLPFFISSNYLYKNNKICKTRVISFNEKDIYFKNDESQNIPKAMVLYIRNKLSNKLKNIEKDVIKKEKEHVKRILIKNKRKKIKKNSKHESFKPTKDLYKIHNDPINQKKKKANINQYIINKNNNNNNNKNIVPNIQHNNIMNVLNFIQNNLQDNLQDVKLQKLLLKYYKNYIKCDYKENIYISNNDFINTLSLIQHNYKFICKDNSQLHNTLIDPWQIGIGENNLRLMKKLFSQRI; encoded by the coding sequence atgaatgaaAAGATAGGAGTTGGTAAAACGTGGGCTCAGGACGTTCTgctttataatataaaaagtcttgaaagagaagaaaaagatttttctcttttgtatattacctatttattaaatacgatatataataaatataagagTATACAACCAgtgtatatttattttatatgttctcaaaaaaaagaaaaggatATGTGcattgataataataaaaattacaaaacAAATGTTCATAAGAATCATAACCAAAACAGTTTAGTATATTATACCCCTAGTTCAATTATGGAACAATATTTTCCAGATATATTTCAgaatgtttattttttatgtgcTCACTATActatattaaataaagaaataaatgaaaaagatcATATAGattacataaaatataataaagaaaagcaaaagtatgatgaaaaaaaagaaacgttttattttatctttacattttttatggAACCTCATTTTATATGGgaagaattaaatattcCAATTTTTCATGAGAAAGGATATGTAGAATGTATTTTTGATTCTGTTAATAAtcttataaaattaaagacTATATTTAATCCTTTACATGACCTCAGACAAAATACATATGATAAAACGTTAATAcaatacatttttaatatgaataaaaagaggaacaaaaaaaaaaaatttaattgtaataatgataatcaAATTAACCATGatacaaattattataatgaacATAATAATGTGTTAACGGCAGGTATCAGAggtaatataaaacaaaataataatatatacaataataatgataataatgatcacaataataatgacaTTATGAGCGATCTTTTGAAGGATATTATGAATGGATATCACCTTACCTatagtaatataaaaaaaaaaggaaaccatataaatacataccATAATGATGAGCATATAGAATATCCAAgcatattttcatcattaaataatatgaataataataataatggtgataatgataatgataatgatgataataatgatgataataataataataataataataataataataataataataataataataatgataataataatgataatgataatgatttatactgttataattatcatataaaaaaggaagaaaTAAATGACCATGTCCCAAGAGTACAACTCTTaccattttttatttcatcaaattatttatataagaataataaaatttgtAAAACTCGTGTCATAAGCTTTAATGAAAAggatatttattttaaaaatgacGAGAGTCAAAATATTCCAAAGGCCATGgttttatatattagaaataaattatctaataaattaaaaaatatagaaaaggatgttataaaaaaggagAAAGAACATGTTAAACGAAtacttataaaaaataaaagaaaaaaaattaaaaaaaattcaaagCATGAAAGTTTTAAACCGACAAAggatttatataaaatacataatgatcctataaatcaaaaaaaaaaaaaagcgAATATTaatcaatatattatcaacaaaaataataataataataataataaaaatattgtacCTAATATtcaacataataatattatgaacgttcttaattttatacaaaataatcTTCAAGATAATCTACAAGATGtaaaattacaaaaactattattaaaatattacaaaaattatattaaatgtgattataaagaaaatatatatataagtaataatgattttatcaatacattatcattaattcaacataattataaattcaTCTGTAAAGATAATAGCCAATTACATAATACATTAATAGACCCATGGCAAATAGGAATAGgagaaaataatttaagactaatgaaaaaattgttttcacaaagaatataa
- a CDS encoding haloacid dehalogenase-like hydrolase, putative produces MNMFTNEQIEKYKIDKLDGVYSHGAYIHMKGYDYVYRKFSYKDLELILFSLGSYNILRNAVFLTVDSAYVINDDIKLIEEYIYTPESKGIISDIKYVKIIDTNYKPILINKIKDIFNIGDIVSIEIYDKLYPDQDIYSDLFKVLFYELQPHYKIYIPSSKNKIVLSPINTAKVHTTQLYAQFYSIHLNSILSIGNDDNDVELLSSTGFSVAVKNSTARALQVARCVSTKTNNENAVANIIYRALSGRRA; encoded by the coding sequence ATGAATATGTTTACAAATGAAcaaattgaaaaatataaaatagaTAAATTAGATGGTGTATATTCCCATGGTGCGTATATTCATATGAAAGGTTATGATTATGTTTACAGGAAATTTTCTTATAAAGATTTagaattaattttattttctttaggttcatataatatattaagaaaTGCTGTATTTTTAACAGTTGATTCAGCATATGtaataaatgatgatattaaattaattgaagaatatatttatactcCCGAAAGTAAAGGTATTATATCTGATATCAAATATGTTAAAATTATTGATACTAATTATAAACCTATActtattaataaaattaaagatATTTTCAATATAGGAGATATTGTATCCATAGAAATTTATGATAAATTATATCCAGATCAAGATATATATAGTGATTTATTCAAAGTACTTTTTTATGAATTACAACCacattataaaatatatataccatcatcaaaaaataaaattgtCTTATCACCAATAAACACAGCAAAAGTACATACAACACAATTATATGCACAATTTTATAGTATACATTTAAATAGTATACTATCCATAGgtaatgatgataatgatgtGGAACTCTTATCATCAACAGGATTCTCGGTGGCAGTAAAAAATTCAACAGCTCGTGCTCTTCAGGTTGCTCGATGTGTAAGTACCAAAACTAACAACGAAAATGCTGTCgcaaatattatatacagAGCTTTATCTGGAAGGCGCGcttaa
- a CDS encoding haloacid dehalogenase-like hydrolase, putative, producing MASSNDVHSDVEKALKGANIKLLLIDFDGTLFVDKDIKVPDVNIEAIKEAIEKGYMVSICTGRSKVGILSAFGEENLKKMNFYGMPGVYINGTIVYDQIGYTLLDETIETDVYAEFINYLVEKNLVNQTIFHRGESNYVTEDNKYADFLQKMYSENRSIIIRHNEILKYRTMNKLMIVLDPSESKQVIGDLKKKFASKLTIFTTYNGHAEVTKLGHDKYTGINYLLKHYNISNDQVLVVGDAENDIAMLSNFKYSFAVANATDSAKAHAKCVLPLAHKDGAVAYLLKKVFDLKKK from the coding sequence ATGGCTTCTAGTAACGATGTACATTCTGATGTGGAAAAGGCCTTAAAAGGTGCAAACATTAAGTTATTATTAATTGATTTTGATGGTACATTATTTGTTGATAAGGATATAAAGGTGCCCGATGTAAATATTGAAGCCATAAAAGAAGCTATTGAAAAAGGTTATATGGTTAGTATATGTACAGGAAGATCAAAGGTAGGTATATTAAGTGCTTTTGGCGAGgagaatttaaaaaaaatgaatttttatGGAATGCCAggtgtatatattaatggTACGATAGTTTATGATCAGATAGGATATACCTTATTAGATGAGACAATAGAAACAGATGTATATGCtgaatttattaattatcTTGTAGAAAAGAATTTAGTTAATCAAACTATATTTCATAGAGGTGAATCGAATTATGTAACtgaagataataaatatgctgactttttacaaaaaatgtATAGTGAAAATAGAAGTATTATAATAAGAcataatgaaatattaaaatatagaaCAATGAATAAACTTATGATTGTTTTAGATCCTTCAGAATCGAAACAAGTTATTGgagatttaaaaaaaaaatttgcAAGTAAATTGACTATATTTACAACATATAATGGACATGCAGAAGTTACCAAATTAGGACATGATAAATATACAGGAATTAATTATCTCTTaaaacattataatatatcgAATGATCAAGTTCTAGTTGTAGGGGATGCTGAAAATGATATAGCCATGTTATCgaattttaaatattcatttgCTGTAGCCAATGCAACAGATTCTGCAAAAGCACATGCAAAATGTGTCCTTCCATTGGCACATAAAGATGGAGCAGTTGCATacttattaaaaaaagtatttgacttgaaaaaaaaataa
- a CDS encoding hypothetical protein (conserved Plasmodium protein, unknown function): MNSNYLIEKEQNALINKKGSDEIKIKSNDEVEEKENDKKEENAAHDKSQQNKKLLKKNKRSTTISTYSPAYISEPIYQWEVSSSDRIFYDKINDLIIHQNVSTKALLVTDIKKNKLNYNGVYVKFDKDICEHICFCQNGIFFLYYIVNPNRIEISDILNNHNIYLNVDINKLNEYEILSVFWIYNESIRKEDENMSFCDFVVVTNNSVEIFKISFDNLIITPIKKHFIKSKHCWYDEKSSYICLLSANKTNVILPYLLSNNNVIKLSKIELNILKNDNINKNDIEIITLYNETYCIHKDFKNGRISFRCLSSTIYFDYVLDLFYNGVIETFSLDNLFGVFNHTNQYVYLFDIKYNKKKTTLHSFDDNHNHTINISYLTTPKQFKTQINFNHMTFEPYHLLIDNHYGNVYKVKVDYDVLMLQICQHFSNLNTSVDVLLRRPNCKSRITEMFFLSLENDIQIEDYLSIINIININYRKLIEECARRGNAATITSSDSNLNKTNKKIIQPLEYLLKNIGDKTLITERDIVLDVFHPYMIKKYHLNKKETLFNFSLNFREIEKNKRDKKKGTHINNKNDAEEYMLKYKIKKKKKNFEENNNTELNHSNIKKENDKFVEHDDTSLKQERRIIINGKNVVESTKIYNNNNNNNNEKNQVESNICDKNISVDISQNNNDNEYINFLKHSEFHNMPMLLIYVLEYMKSLLSLNIIPNRILQTFIFDLCIFFKQDNFLRQLLQFYIISDSIEVTKRLFHYWKLTKHSWAYQFCVDMSLRLKEYEMVIHLFLSSKNYLKIINFIRNYHLIDYPISVIFQAIENDFDSNDKYIIMNHILLSLKQWIIDSDREPEKFPLPNLQNCEKWVTLVADI, encoded by the exons atgaatagtaattatttaattgaAAAAGAGCAAAATGCCTTAATTAATAAGAAAGGTTCAGatgaaattaaaataaagtCAAACGATGAAGTAgaagaaaaggaaaatgaTAAGAAGGAAGAAAATGCGGCACATGACAAAAGTCAgcaaaataaaaaactattaaaaaagaataaaagGAGCACAACAATTTCGACATATTCTCCAGCATATATATCGGAACCAATATATCAGTGGGag GTTTCGAGCAGTGAtagaatattttatgaCAAGATCAACGATTTGATAATTCATCAGAACGTTTCAACAAAAGCCCTTTTAGTAACGGacataaaaaagaataaattaaattataatggTGTATATGTAAAGTTTGATAAGGATATATGTGAGCATATATGTTTTTGTCAGAATGggattttttttttatactaTATTGTGAATCCGAATAGAATAGAAATATctgatatattaaataatcataatatatatttaaatgtagatataaataaattgaatgaatatgaaatattaagTGTTTTTTGGATATATAATGAATCTATAAGAAAAGAAGATGAAAATATGAGTTTTTGTGATTTTGTTGTAGTTACAAATAATTCTGTTGAAATATTTAAGATATCTTttgataatttaataataacacctataaaaaaacattttataaaatctAAACATTGTTGGTATGATGAAAAAAGTTcttatatatgtttattatcAGCAAATAAAACTAATGTAATACTTCCATATTTAttaagtaataataatgtgattaaattatcaaaaattgaattaaatattttaaaaaatgataatataaataaaaatgatatagaaattataacattatataatgaaacATATTGTATTCATAAAGATTTTAAAAATGGACGTATATCATTTCGTTGTTTATCTTCAAcaatttattttgattatgttcttgatttattttataatggAGTAATAGAAACATTTTCATTAGACAACTTATTTGGTGTATTTAATCATACGAATcaatatgtttatttatttgatataaaatataataagaaaaaaaccACCCTTCATTCATTTGATGATAATCATAATCACactattaatatttcatatttaacAACACCTAAACAATTTAAAACACAAATCAATTTTAATCATATGACATTTGAACCATATCACCTTTTAATAGATAATCATTATGGAAACGTTTACAAGGTCAAAGTTGATTATGACGTGTTGATGTTACAAATATGTCAGCACTTTTCAAACCTG AATACCTCTGTTGATGTTCTTTTAAGAAGACCAAATTGTAAGAGTCGCATTACAGAAATGTTTTTCTTGTCTCTTGAAAACGATATACAAATAGAAGATTATTTAAgcattataaatattataaatattaattatagAAAATTAATCGAAGAGTGTGCAAGACGAGGAAACGCAGCAACCATCACCTCAAGTGATTCcaatttaaataaaacaaataaaaaaattattcaaCCTTTGGagtatttattaaaaaatataggaGATAAAACATTAATAACAGAAAGAGATATTGTGTTAGATGTATTTCATCCTTATATGATTAAAAAGTATCACCTcaacaaaaaagaaacgttatttaatttttctttaaattttagagaaattgaaaaaaataaacgagataaaaaaaaaggtactcatataaataataaaaatgatgcTGAGGAGTATATGTTAAagtataaaattaaaaagaaaaaaaaaaattttgaagAAAACAATAATACAGAATTAAATCATTCTAATataaagaaagaaaatgaCAAGTTTGTTGAACATGATGATACTTCTTTGAAGCAAGAACGAcgaataataataaatggTAAAAATGTAGTAGAAAgtacaaaaatatataataataataataataataataatgaaaaaaacCAAGTTGAATCGAACATATGTGATAAAAACATATCTGTTGATATTTctcaaaataataatgataatgaatACATAAATTTTCTTAAGCATTCAGAATTTCATAATATGCCTATGCTTTTAATATACGTGCTTGAATATATGAAatctttattatctttaaatattataccTAATAGAATATTACaaacatttatttttgatttatgtatattttttaaacaaGATAATTTCCTAAGACAATTATTACAattctatattatatcagATTCTATTGAAGTTACAAAAAgattatttcattattgGAAACTCACCAAACATTCATGGGCATACCAATTCTGTGTAGATATGTCTTTAAgattaaaagaatatgagatggttattcatttatttctatcatcaaaaaattatttaaaaattataaacTTTATAAGAAATTATCATTTGATAGATTATCCAATTTCTGTTATTTTTCAAGCAATAGAAAATGATTTTGATTctaatgataaatatataattatgaatCACATCTTATTATCTTTAAAACAATGGATAAT AGATTCGGATCGAGAGCCCGAGAAGTTTCCCTTGCCCAATTTGCAG AATTGTGAGAAATGGGTTACACTTGTTGCAGatatataa